From the Lactobacillus sp. PV034 genome, the window TTACATTCTTCGACCATTTCTTCTTTTTCAGCTTGAGTTTTATCAACAAAATCTTGAGCCGAATAAACAATATCAGCATTAATCCCGACATCAACCGCAATCTTACGCGCAACAATTGCCGTGTCGCCAGTTAAAATTTTGACCTTAATTCCATCTTCGTTAAGCACCTTAATTGTATCTTGAGCTCCCTCTTTTGGTGGATCTAAAAAGGCCAAGAAACCAGTTAAGATCAAATCTTTTTCATCGGCCGGTGAAAAAGCTCCTACCGCAGCAGGGTCCTTTTTATAACCTAATAAAATAATGCGCATCCCATCCGCACTCATACGATCAATTTCCTCCATGATCTTAGTACGGCGTTCATCAGTTAGTGGCTCTATTTTTCCATTAACTTCTATCCTAGTAGAGCAAGCAAGCATTTCTTCAGCTGCTCCTTTTGTAACTAAAACATGCTCATTTTCAGCATTAGCTACTACTACACTTACGCGTCGCCGCTTAAAATCAAAGGGAATTTCATCCACTTTACTATAATCATGATTAATCTCATTTACGTCCAATTCATTATTAGCAGCATTAATAATTGAACGATCAATCAAATTTTTCATACCAGTTTGGAAATAAGCATTTAAATAAGAATATTTCAAAATATCTGGTTGTTCTTGTAGATTCAGATCATAATGCCGTTCTAGCATTACTTTATTTTGTGTTAAAGTTCCCGTCTTATCTGTACATAAAATATCAGCTGAACCAAAGTTCTGAATTGAACTCATCGTCTTTACAATGGTGCCTTGTTTAGACATTTCAATCGAACCTTTAACTAGGTTGCTTGTGACAATTACCGGTAACATTTCTGGTGTTAAACCAACTGCAGTCGCTATTCCAAATAAAAGTGCATCCAACCAATTTCCCTTAGTTAACCAGTTAATAACAAAAATAGTTGGTGCAATAATTGCGGTCATTGTGAGTAATAATTTAGAAATTTCTTTAATTCCTAAATCAAAACTTGTCTCCTTAATTTGATTTCTAGAAATATTTTGCGCTATCTTACCAAATACAGTTTTTTCTCCTGTAGCAAATACCACTCCAACTCCAGAACCAGACACAATTGTTGTTCCCTCATAAACGATATTTGGATAAGCCAAATAATTTTTTAAATCATCAGCCTTAGGCTTAGCGTTAGCAATTTTTTCAGTTGGTTCAGATTCACCATTTAATGAACTGGAAGAACAAAATAAATCTTTGGTTTTTAATAAACGCATATCAGCTGGCACCATATCTCCTGCTGATAAATTAATAATATCGCCAATTACAACTTCCTTAGTTGGTAACTCCAAATTTTTACCACTACGCCGAATATTGGTAGTAACTGAAACCATTTCAAGCAGGTCTTCTACAGCATCATTGGTTTTAATATTTTGAATATAACTAGTAATCCCAGAGATTAAAACCATTATTATCATGATGATTGAGGTACTCGGATCTTTTTGGGCTTGTGGTACAAACAAAAAATCAGAGAAAAACGAAATGGCTGCCAAAATCAATAAAACAATCGTGAAAGGCGTTAAAAATGATTTGACTAAAAATTGAATTCTAGTATTACTCGGTTTTTTTGCGACCTCATTAGGACCAAACTTCTCTAGTCTTTGTTCTGCATCTGCACTATAGAGCCCATTAATTGAGGTATGAAGTCGCTGTAAAGTTGCAAACTTATCTTCTTGTGCAATCTGACGAACAAGCTTAATATTATTCATCATTTTTTTGCTAGGGTTTGTAATTTTCAGCATTTTAACTTCCTTTCTTTTTATCAAAAGAAAGCAAACAAACAAAAAAAGACCAATGCAAAAACTGCGTTGGTCTTTATATCCAAGCGATAATAGTACTCGTCGTTCAGTTTTAACACTACATGACGTAAAGTTGCTGCATCTTCTGCATAACTAGCTGTCTGGGGAGGGCCTTAAGTCGACGATCCCTGTTTGACCCGTTGGCATCTCTGGATGTTGCTGGGCGACAGCATATATTCATGTAGGAGTCTCACCTAACAGTTCATTTGCCTCATATTTAACTTCTATAACCACTTTAAAAGGAATTATTATATTCGTCAACCATAAATTAAAAATTATCTTTTATTTCGTTTTTTCTGCCAAGAGAAGAAGAATGTCACTATCAAAACAACAACCAGTGCCCAAACCAAATTTAAACTTTGGGGATGATTAACCCTTTGGAGTTGTTCACTAGACAAGGTATTTTTGTCAGCTGGTAAATTTAATTCTTGATCGATTAATGTTGTGCAAGCATTAAAGACTTTGAGAATCCCTTTATTAAAGGTCTTATTTTGCTTACTTCGCAAATCATCTCCTGCATAACGAATAATATTGTTAGTAGTAGTTACCGGTAAAACTTTTTTAAACTTACTCCCTACTAAAATTTGTACATTATTCTTTTGCTGGTGAATAGTAACAATGATAATTTGATTTTTTCGTGGCTTTAATTGTTTAAATGCCCGATTACTTGTAACACTAACTAGGTTAACAATTGGCTTCTCTTTTAGCTTAGTCTTCTGATAAGTTTCATTTTTTTGAGTAACTAAATTATTAGTTGCTTGATTAAAAATATGAGCCTGATCAATCACACTTGCTTGCGTCATTGCTAAGCTGAAAAAAGCTAATAAAGATAAAATTGCTAAAAATAATTTATTCTTCGTCATAGCTAACTCTTATAATTCGCTAGGTTTAATTTTTCTTAAAATAGTTTAAACCGATAGCATCTCTAACTTCTTCAAGCGTCTGATTTGCTACTTCATTAGCCTTCTTTGAACCTTCTAAAAGCATTTCATAAACAGCATCTGGATCTTGAGCAAATTTTTCACGACGCTCTCTGATTGGTGCAAGTTCAGCTTCAAGCACTTCATTAAGGTAACGTTTAATCTTCACGTCACCTAAGCCACCTTTTTGATATTGCTCTTTTAATTCAGCTACTTTATCTTTATCTGGTGCAAAGACATCAAGGTAGGTAAAGACAGTATTGCCTTCAACTTGGCCAGGATCTTCAACGTGAATATGGTTAGGATCAGTGTACATTGACATTACCTTCTTTTGGACAGTCTTTGCATCATCTGATAAGTAAATTGCGTTTCCTAAAGACTTAGACATCTTTGCGTTTCCATCAAGACCTGGTAATCTACCTTGACCCTTTGGTGGAAAGTAACCTTTAGGTTCAACCAAAATATCTGTATTGTAAACACGATTAAAAGTACGAACAATTTCACGAGTTTGTTCAAGCATTGGTTCTTGATCGTCCCCAACAGGAATCAAGGTTGCCTTAAAAGCTGTAATATCTGCAGCCTGAGATACTGGATAATTCAAAAATCCAACTGGAATTGAATCCTTAAATCCCTTTTGCTTAATTTCAGTCTTAACGGTTGGATTTCTTTCTAAACGAGCAACAGTTACTAAATCCATGTAGTATGCAGTTAATTCAAATAAAGCAGGAATTTGTGATTGGACATAGATTGTTGACTTTTCTGGATCAAGACCAACTGCTAAATAATCAAGCGCAACTTCAATTAAACTCTTTCTAATTTTTTCTGGATCACGAGCATTATCGGTTAATGCTTGCGTATCTGCAATCATAATGTAAGGATCATATTTTCCTTCATTTTGTAACTTTACACGATTTTTTAATGAACCAATATAGTGACCGATATGAAGCTTTCCAGTTGGACGATCACCTGTTAATAATATTTCTTTTGTCATAATTATCTCCATTATTAATTAACATCTTATATATTAGCTATTCTAGCAAAAATGCTTATTTCTTTAAACTCATGTTTAACTTGATACAATAATTAACAAAAGGGAGTGAATAGCATGTGTAGTCATTTTCAATTACCACCATTACATAAAATCGAAACTTACCTAAAGAAAGACCTTAAGTTACCATTAGTACCTGTTGACTTTCCTAAGGAAGAATTTAAAGATGCAACGGAAATTTTTCCCAAACGTAAATCTCTAGTATTACTTTACCAAGATGATAAACTCCAACTGCAAATCATGGATTGGGGTTATCCGAGCCCATTTAAACCAAATCAAGTGTTAAATAATGCTCGCGTCGAACGTTTTTTTGAGCCACAAAGATCAATGTGGGACAAGTCTTTTGCACGTCAAAGATGTATTATCTTAACTAATCAATTCTTTGAAAGCAGTCGTAATACTTATACATTAGCAAATGGTAAAACGTATCATGAAGAATTTAGTTTTAAATCTGCTACCCAGCCACTCACAATGTTAGCTGCAATTTATGATGAAAAACATTTTGCCCTTGTCACTACTGATTCCAATGAAACTGTCTTAGCTGCCCATCCACGCATGCCACTAGTTATTACGCCAGATGAATTAAGAAAGTGGCTCTTCCAAAACTTCACTTCGCTAATTGATCGTAGGCAAGTTAAACTTGAACGTACCCTATTGCCCCACAGAGAAAGTGTGTGATACAATTCTTATATCCCGCGGGTATAGTTTAATGGTAGAATGTCAGCTTCCCAAGCTGAAGATGCGGGTTCGATTCACGCTATCCGCTTAAGCTAAAATAAAATGGATCTTACTTTATAAGTAGGATCCATTTTTTGTTCCATTCAATTAAATTAAGATAATCATTAATATTCCATTTAGAATCGATAAATATACTGGCATCCAAAGGGATTGAGTATACAAATAACTCCAAGCAAAAAACATGCCAAACAAAAAATTTGCTATTAAGATTAAAAAAGAAAATTGAAAGTTGAGTAAGCTAAAAAATGCGCCCGATGCCATAATTCCTAAAGCACTGTTGATCATAGTGCTGTCTCGAAAAAAATAATTAAAGAAAAAGCCATTCGTTAAATATTGTTGTAACGCTGGGAATACTATTCCGATAGCAAAAATTAAAAACCAATATAAAGAATTAGATTCATGATTAATATAATGTAATTGGAAAGACAACTTTGGCAGACTACCTTTAGCTTGCAGATATGTGAATAAGATTCGAGCTGCAATAATAATTAAAGTTGCACTAAAAGTAAAAACATAGTCTCCTAATAAAGATAATTTAAAACCTTTAACAAAATACTTTTGCTCATGATTAAATTGTCGGATATAAAAAAGTAAACTTGCTGCCGCTACTATGACAAATAAAAGCATTCCAAAAATATGAAATTTATTATGAAAGGTTGCTAATCCCTTGCACCCTAATACTATTAAATATAAGACTAAATATACACCATAGCGGGTAAAATTCCCTTGTTGAGACGCTGGAGTATTCAAGCTGGCCACATCCTTACTTTTTTCTTCTTTTGCCTTTTCGATTATAACAAAAAAAGCCTTCTAAAGATGTGGTCTAATTAAAATTTAAAGTAAAATGTTATTTATTTCTGTAATTTTTATCCTTTGACCCGATACGATTATTTCATCCTCATTATAGCCTTCAACCCGACCCTCAATATCTGGTTCATACTGGGCTTCTATATTCTTAATTTTTAATTGAATCTTTACTTTTTGATGACTAACAAACGCCTGCAATAATTGTTCACTAATTACTGATAGCGGCATTGCAGGTCTTGGCCTAATTTTCTTCGTTCTTCTTTGATAATCAGCATTTATTTTTGCCGTATGATCACTCAAATAAAAGCCAGCCCACTTCACCATGCCACGATCGTGATAATTTTTAAAGAAGCTCTTGATCCGCCTATCAAAATCATCACTCATAAGCGTTGCCCCCAGTATGACCTCCAACTAAATTGCTGCGCTTAATTGCAGTTGCACCTGGTAATAAGCTAGAAGCCTTCACTACACTTGTAAAACCATGATCTTTTCGAATTTGATCAATTAGATGATCAATTTTAAAGGCATTAATCTGATGTTGGGGTGACGTAAAAAAATCTAATTGCTGTAAATTTTCTGGCGATAATTTATGATAACCTACGCTAATTCTTCTAACTGGTTCTCCCCGCCAATTCTTGCGAAAAATCCCAATCAATTCATTAGTTAATTTTTTATTATTATTGGTAGGAGCAACCTTTTCATTTTTGGTAAAGCCACGTCTACTACGACAGCTTAAAGCATAACCAACATGAAGAGAAATCAAACTTGTCTGTAAGTGCCTTTTTCTAATTCTAGCTGCTACCTGCTCTCCTACTTCACGTAAAATAACCTCAATTTCTCGCTGATTTTTATAATCTCGTTCTAATACTTGAGAATTTGAATAACTTTTATCATTGACTCTAGGTTTTTGACTAATGATACTTCGATCAACGCCCCAACTCATCGCAAATAATTGATCACCAATCACGCCAAATTCACGATGTAATTGGTCAGGATTAGCATGCGCCAACTCGTACATATTATAAATTCCCAATTTATTTAAATGATTTGCAGTATTTTTATTAATTCCCCATACTTCTTCTAAATTTTTAATCTTCCAAACAGTGTCAGGAACTTCAATGTAGTGCCAAAAATCAATCATTGATGTCCGGTGTTTAGCAGAAATATCCATTGCTAATTTAGCTAATAAGGGATTCTCTCCAATCCCGCACGTAGTATAAAGGCCAAGCTTATCATGAATTTCTTTTTGAATTTTTCTTGCTACCTCATAAGGATCATTTCCAAAAAGACGCCAAGATCTAGTCATGTCAAGCATACTCTCATCAATTGAATAAGTGTGTAGGTCTTCTTCAGCACAATATTTCAAAAAAATTTGTTTAATTTCAAGAGCCTTATTTATGTAAAGATTCATGTGCGGATCAACGCGGTATAAATCTGGGGTTTCAGCTTCTTTGGGTAATTGTCGCACACGCATCACATTCTTTAACCCATATTTCTTTTTTGCTAAGGGTGAAGAAGCTAAAATAAGTCCCCCATTAGTATTGGGCTGTCTAGATATAACACATAACGCAGTTGTCATTGGATTTAATCCTAAGCGGATG encodes:
- the mgtA gene encoding magnesium-translocating P-type ATPase yields the protein MLKITNPSKKMMNNIKLVRQIAQEDKFATLQRLHTSINGLYSADAEQRLEKFGPNEVAKKPSNTRIQFLVKSFLTPFTIVLLILAAISFFSDFLFVPQAQKDPSTSIIMIIMVLISGITSYIQNIKTNDAVEDLLEMVSVTTNIRRSGKNLELPTKEVVIGDIINLSAGDMVPADMRLLKTKDLFCSSSSLNGESEPTEKIANAKPKADDLKNYLAYPNIVYEGTTIVSGSGVGVVFATGEKTVFGKIAQNISRNQIKETSFDLGIKEISKLLLTMTAIIAPTIFVINWLTKGNWLDALLFGIATAVGLTPEMLPVIVTSNLVKGSIEMSKQGTIVKTMSSIQNFGSADILCTDKTGTLTQNKVMLERHYDLNLQEQPDILKYSYLNAYFQTGMKNLIDRSIINAANNELDVNEINHDYSKVDEIPFDFKRRRVSVVVANAENEHVLVTKGAAEEMLACSTRIEVNGKIEPLTDERRTKIMEEIDRMSADGMRIILLGYKKDPAAVGAFSPADEKDLILTGFLAFLDPPKEGAQDTIKVLNEDGIKVKILTGDTAIVARKIAVDVGINADIVYSAQDFVDKTQAEKEEMVEECNIFVKLSPEDKAEIIDLLKKNDHTVAYMGDGINDASAMKAADVAVSVDTAVDIAKKSADIILLEKDLAILENGVTIGRRVFGNTMKYIETTLSSNFGNILSLLIASIFLPFLPMSPVQLLILELIYSLSCLSIPFDKMNQHYLQVPRKWSTKKLPKFMLYFGPISSIFDVITFALLFFWIGPQVVGSSWTNADVGQRTLFITVFAAGWFVESLWTQEMVIQVLRDPKIPFIQQHSSAAVAWATLGAGIIGGAIPFIKPLAKIMKFGPLPIYYLGLVGVLLILYIALTTLVKHCYLKQEKFLL
- a CDS encoding TPM domain-containing protein, which produces MTKNKLFLAILSLLAFFSLAMTQASVIDQAHIFNQATNNLVTQKNETYQKTKLKEKPIVNLVSVTSNRAFKQLKPRKNQIIIVTIHQQKNNVQILVGSKFKKVLPVTTTNNIIRYAGDDLRSKQNKTFNKGILKVFNACTTLIDQELNLPADKNTLSSEQLQRVNHPQSLNLVWALVVVLIVTFFFSWQKKRNKR
- the trpS gene encoding tryptophan--tRNA ligase, which translates into the protein MTKEILLTGDRPTGKLHIGHYIGSLKNRVKLQNEGKYDPYIMIADTQALTDNARDPEKIRKSLIEVALDYLAVGLDPEKSTIYVQSQIPALFELTAYYMDLVTVARLERNPTVKTEIKQKGFKDSIPVGFLNYPVSQAADITAFKATLIPVGDDQEPMLEQTREIVRTFNRVYNTDILVEPKGYFPPKGQGRLPGLDGNAKMSKSLGNAIYLSDDAKTVQKKVMSMYTDPNHIHVEDPGQVEGNTVFTYLDVFAPDKDKVAELKEQYQKGGLGDVKIKRYLNEVLEAELAPIRERREKFAQDPDAVYEMLLEGSKKANEVANQTLEEVRDAIGLNYFKKN
- a CDS encoding SOS response-associated peptidase family protein, translated to MCSHFQLPPLHKIETYLKKDLKLPLVPVDFPKEEFKDATEIFPKRKSLVLLYQDDKLQLQIMDWGYPSPFKPNQVLNNARVERFFEPQRSMWDKSFARQRCIILTNQFFESSRNTYTLANGKTYHEEFSFKSATQPLTMLAAIYDEKHFALVTTDSNETVLAAHPRMPLVITPDELRKWLFQNFTSLIDRRQVKLERTLLPHRESV
- a CDS encoding CPBP family intramembrane glutamic endopeptidase — translated: MNTPASQQGNFTRYGVYLVLYLIVLGCKGLATFHNKFHIFGMLLFVIVAAASLLFYIRQFNHEQKYFVKGFKLSLLGDYVFTFSATLIIIAARILFTYLQAKGSLPKLSFQLHYINHESNSLYWFLIFAIGIVFPALQQYLTNGFFFNYFFRDSTMINSALGIMASGAFFSLLNFQFSFLILIANFLFGMFFAWSYLYTQSLWMPVYLSILNGILMIILI
- a CDS encoding Y-family DNA polymerase, with protein sequence MYDYRYEPKRLIFMIDNKSFYASCECIRLGLNPMTTALCVISRQPNTNGGLILASSPLAKKKYGLKNVMRVRQLPKEAETPDLYRVDPHMNLYINKALEIKQIFLKYCAEEDLHTYSIDESMLDMTRSWRLFGNDPYEVARKIQKEIHDKLGLYTTCGIGENPLLAKLAMDISAKHRTSMIDFWHYIEVPDTVWKIKNLEEVWGINKNTANHLNKLGIYNMYELAHANPDQLHREFGVIGDQLFAMSWGVDRSIISQKPRVNDKSYSNSQVLERDYKNQREIEVILREVGEQVAARIRKRHLQTSLISLHVGYALSCRSRRGFTKNEKVAPTNNNKKLTNELIGIFRKNWRGEPVRRISVGYHKLSPENLQQLDFFTSPQHQINAFKIDHLIDQIRKDHGFTSVVKASSLLPGATAIKRSNLVGGHTGGNAYE